A window from Drosophila yakuba strain Tai18E2 chromosome 3L, Prin_Dyak_Tai18E2_2.1, whole genome shotgun sequence encodes these proteins:
- the LOC6534377 gene encoding folliculin-interacting protein 1 isoform X1: MALLNKLFFPSATPTAPANLAAAPTLTAASAAAALINSQTTTATTGTSTPATTTLPARTTHASAGIAATASAGNSSSSAKATKQTSRNYLSRFPFEGSQVRVLLYKEDDTRRLLFDSNALQKVTHKDPSATSASISSSSTNGGGKFLKNEKYTALQNGKIQSKTHSNNGSNFIEVCAEYGYKHNRPSGADITPVGEMVFGSLPMSFCGTALKVHWLPEPARILCSQVYLTPTSNGGSGQSPYSTLSMNSLATPRTSISSEHGSMDGLSMNSFSMPFSVSVGRQMSLTPPLDVPAAPADQQSLSIHSIDSSGPRYSSTYSTATDSGYSASGSGSAAGGDQWSYQYSSTRSSLGSVLSDQSEAMRKLSMDSACYTGSSPYLDGFASDGCLQRRISRNLRTSFENEHSKNDFIGFLSDNYALNGPVAAPAGGGAGGGSEGGGMAPPQYRRASYCANETRSNPEMGRRQANLRRRAKLGLAVCISMSESFEEEMELFCSEHIALLESMLSRLRASTELAYINHKNFLQIMFQAWQDTQQWFSDLFTAPRIKTPVWLSITTSGSKYSKTVAERFIKELCDLLSFADTKDSNFFISTMLTGILTHHLGWVATVSAFNSAGSRRSESSASAAAIEQRAKLLQVAQKHPYNALWAQLGDLYGAIGMPPKLARTIVCGAEKLWVEKLLNVLTYFIRCSEVRRAAKREDFNKQLINDLVAQSQTKNQSGPQERHKSPPTQKRGLSRAATCKQNLNAIADDADDENGELNGYDRENEDGDPAGLDLGSLDASDGMQTLKKNEIPTVLAFRDSHFVQQELRIGNYLMDTGIDKKTLLARQTQQYFRTGKDGRIRLTVTTPDNVELCMEEEQSSGTGSVSTGSVDDGAIEAIDYEDHVEAPPKKNFFWNIAGVTEGLSLNDLAKLQQGIRIINRKLERRNSSYSVEGNPDQQQSKTGETGVGDFESLSHERRASHLSLSDLITQNSMGKSDRMTWGIEPIKENVSLEEQIHFDHCHKLIEREHGICRQTSADNGNGVVFVLGDNEPLINLKKSSEDLSGDQDSKPALMLCAQHQRTHDRSKHSGMKFNFEQYPQIATNYMKSKNLLMSNYDLLMDKVTKLEASEAAALKGSDSTATLAASSSSTAALLPPTTPVAANSDRCVVCSSGVGLNTSATWNQTPSNATELEFETDEMHCYNQSGNSNGFSSKAIQSVNSAASIDTLKSTVSVEPLTPTIPTQIQTTYLRKQQPKRVPSGRSSVSSVAAKCAAVNVSQQLLKLPVPGVKELPQDDESPGDQLRAGFIPSLLLSVSDHYVSDMVLQGTCAPPNKWEMHLREDLALAARSASLISQPAENIAIVADMDKWDVRLISSQTQQFPYAGGQSSPVGMSQLVSSMLETVQAMNAGGIPAYECLSFLESKLQEIYLQSETLAAFLLETDPCRLSDITNPLQLSENDVPLLLSVAYIHTPKISRKCGISFR, from the exons ATGGCCCTATTGAATAAACTCTTCTTTCCGTcggcaacaccaacagcaccCGCGAATTTAGCGGCAGCACCCACGCTGACCGCAGCgtccgcagcagcagcgctaATTAAtagccaaacaacaacagcaactacaGGAACATCAACCCCCGCTACAACAACATTGCCGGCACGTACAACTCACGCCTCTGCCGGCATCGCTGCCACGGCCTCTGCTGGCAATAGTTCGTCGTCCGCAAAAGCTACAAAACAAACTTCGCGAAATTATCTAAG CCGATTCCCCTTCGAGGGCAGCCAGGTGCGAGTTCTGCTCTACAAAGAGGATGACACCCGACGATTGCTCTTCGACTCGAATGCCCTCCAGAAGGTGACGCACAAGGACCCATCAgccacatccgcatccataTCGTCATCCAGCACGAATGGTGGGGGAAAGTTCCTTAAGAATGAGAAGTACACCGCGCTGCAGAATGGCAAGATTCAGTCGAAGACACATTCCAACAATGGCAGCAATTTCATCGAGGTGTGCGCGGAGTATGGCTATAAG cACAATCGACCCTCGGGAGCCGACATCACGCCGGTGGGCGAGATGGTGTTTGGCTCGTTGCCGATGTCCTTTTGCGGAACGGCCTTGAAGGTGCACTGGCTGCCAGAACCGGCCAGAATCCTGTGCTCCCAGGTCTACCTGACGCCCACCAGCAATGGGGGATCTGGCCAGTCACCCTACTCCACGCTCTCCATGAACAGCCTGGCCACGCCGCGCACTTCGATATCCAGCGAGCACGGATCCATGGATGGTCTCTCGATGAACTCGTTCTCGATGCCGTTCAGCGTGAGTGTGGGTCGGCAGATGAGCTTGACGCCACCGTTGGACGTTCCTGCGGCGCCGGCAGATCAGCAGTCACTGTCGATTCATTCGATCGACTCCAGCGGGCCTCGATACTCATCAACATACAGCACTGCCACGGACTCGGGCTATTCGGctagtgggagtgggagtgcaGCAGGCGGGGATCAGTGGTCATATCAGTACTCATCCACGCGGAGCAGTTTGGGCAGCGTCCTCTCGGATCAGTCGGAGGCAATGAGGAAGCTGAGCATGGACTCTGCGTGCTATACGGGGTCGTCTCCTTACCTGGACGGATTTGCCAGCGATGGCTGCCTGCAGCGAAGAATCTCGCGCAATTTGCGCACCTCCTTCGAGAACGAGCATTCCAAGAACGATTTTATCGGCTTTCTTAGCGACAATTACGCATTAAATGGCCCGGTGGCAGCACCAGCAGGAGGCGGAGCTGGAGGAGGCAGCGAGGGTGGTGGAATGGCTCCACCGCAGTATCGGAGAGCGAGCTATTGTGCGAATGAGACGCGAAGCAATCCGGAAATGGGCAGGAGGCAGGCCAATCTGCGCCGGCGGGCGAAACTGGGACTGGCCGTGTGTATCTCCATGAGCGAGTCCTTCGAGGAGGAGATGGAGCTGTTTTGCAGTGAGCATATTGCCCTGCTGGAATCTATGCTTAGTCGATTGAGAGCCAGTACAGAGCTGGCTTACATCAACCACAAGAACTTTCTACAG ATCATGTTCCAGGCCTGGCAGGATACCCAACAATGGTTCAGCGATCTCTTTACTGCCCCGCGCATCAAGACGCCCGTCTGGCTGAGCATCACCACCAGCGGCAGCAAGTACTCCAAGACTGTGGCCGAGAGATTCATAAAGGAGCTGTGCGACCTTCTCTCCTTCGCCGATACTAAGGACTCTAATTT TTTTATTAGCACAATGCTGACGGGAATCCTTACTCATCATCTCGGATGGGTAGCCACCGTGTCCGCCTTTAACAGCGCCGGTTCTCGCCGATCGGAGTCCTCTGCCTCAGCGGCGGCCATTGAGCAGAGAGCAAAGCTACTCCAAGTTGCCCAGAAGCATCCGTACAATGCGCTGTGGGCGCAACTAGGTGATCTTTACGGAGCCATCGGCATGCCGCCCAAGCTAGCACGCACTATTGTGTGTGGAGCAGAGAAGCTCTGGGTAGAGAAGCTGCTAAACGTGCTCACATACTTTATCCGGTGCAGCGAAGTACGAAGAGCGGCCAAGCGGGAGGACTTTAACAAGCAGCTGATTAACGACCTTGTCGCCCAGAGCCAGACTAAAAATCAATCGGGTCCGCAGGAGAGGCACAAGAGTCCACCGACGCAGAAGCGTGGACTGAGCAGGGCGGCAACCTGCAAACAGAATCTGAATGCCATTGCTGATGATGCGGACGATGAGAATGGTGAACTCAACGGTTACGATAGGGAGAACGAGGATGGGGACCCAGCTGGATTGGACCTAGGGTCCCTGGACGCCAGCGATGGCATGCAGACACTAAAAAAGAATGAGATTCCCACTGTGCTGGCCTTTCGAGACTCTCACTTTGTACAGCAGGAGTTGCGTATCGGAAACTATTTAATGGACACAGGTATTGACAAGAAGACGCTGCTGGCTCGGCAGACACAGCAGTACTTTCGTACTGGCAAAGACGGCCGGATCCGTTTGACAGTGACCACGCCGGATAACGTGGAGCTGTGcatggaggaggagcagtCGAGCGGCACTGGCTCTGTAAGCACGGGTTCCGTGGACGACGGTGCCATCGAGGCCATCGACTATGAAGACCACGTGGAAGCTCCTCCGAAAAAGAACTTCTTTTGGAACATAGCAGGTGTAACGGAGGGACTGAGTCTTAACGATTTGGCCAAACTGCAGCAGGGCATTCGGATCATCAACCGCAAGCTAGAGCGACGGAACAGCAGCTACTCGGTTGAGGGAAACCCGGACCAACAGCAGAGCAAGACGGGAGAAACAGGAGTAGGTGACTTTGAGTCCCTTAGTCATGAAAGACGCGCCTCGCATTTGTCACTCTCAGATTTGATAACGCAGAACAGCATGGGCAAGAGCGATCGCATGACTTGGGGCATTGAGCCCATAAAAGAGAACGTTAGCCTGGAGGAGCAGATCCACTTTGATCACTGTCACAAGCTAATCGAGCGAGAGCACGGCATCTGCCGACAAACATCGGCTGATAATGGCAATGGGGTGGTCTTCGTACTGGGCGATAATGAGCCATTGATCAACCTGAAAAAGAGCAGTGAGGACCTGAGCGGAGATCAAGATTCTAAGCCCGCTTTGATGCTATGTGCCCAACATCAGCGCACCCACGACAGAAGCAAGCACTCGGGTATGAAGTTCAACTTTGAACAGTATCCGCAAATAGCCACCAACTATATGAAGAGCAAGAATCTGTTGATGTCCAACTATGATCTGCTAATGGACAAAGTAACCAAACTGGAGGCCAGCGAGGCGGCTGCCCTTAAGGGCAGCGATAGCACGGCAACACTAGCTGCTAGCAGTAGCTCCACGGCCGCTCTGCTTCCTCCTACAACTCCAGTGGCTGCGAATAGCGATCGTTGCGTAGTATGCAGCAGCGGCGTTGGCCTAAATACATCGGCCACCTGGAACCAAACACCTTCCAACGCCACCGAGCTGGAGTTCGAGACCGATGAAATGCACTGCTACAATCAAAGTGGGAATAGTAATGGATTCAGCTCCAAGGCTATTCAATCTGTAAACTCGGCGGCCTCCATTGACACGCTAAAGTCAACTGTGTCAGTCGAGCCACTAACTCCAACGATTCCAACCCAAATCCAGACGACGTACTTGCGCAAGCAGCAGCCCAAGCGGGTTCCGTCAGGACGCAGTTCCGTCTCCTCGGTGGCCGCCAAGTGTGCAGCGGTCAATGTGTCCCAGCAGCTATTAAAACTGCCTGTTCCGGGCGTCAAGGAATTGCCGCAGGACGACGAATCTCCGGGCGACCAGCTGCGTGCCGGCTTCATTCCCTCGCTGCTGTTAAGCGTCAGCGATCATTACGTCTCCGACATGGTATTGCAG GGTACTTGTGCTCCGCCCAATAAGTGGGAGATGCATCTGCGGGAGGATCTAGCTCTGGCTGCGCGCTCAGCCTCGCTAATCTCGCAGCCGGCGGAGAACATAGCAATTGTGGCGGACATGGACAAGTGGGATGTTCGGCTAATTTCATCTCAGACGCAGCAGTTTCCGTATGCCGGTGGTCAGAGTTCTCCTGTCGGCATGTCTCAGCTCGTCTCCAGCATGCTGGAAACCGTACAAGCCATGAATGCAGGTGGCATACCAGCCTACGAG TGCTTGTCGTTTCTGGAGTCGAAGTTACAGGAAATCTACCTGCAGTCGGAAACTTTGGCAGCATTCCTGCTTGAGACTGATCCGTGCCGGCTGAGCGACATTACCAATCCGCTGCAGTTGTCCGAAAACGATGTACCATTGCTGCTGTCAGTAGCATATATCCACACACCCAAGATTAGCCGCAAGTGCGGCATCAGCTTCAGGTGA
- the LOC6534377 gene encoding folliculin-interacting protein 1 isoform X2, with amino-acid sequence MHTPPFKSNRFPFEGSQVRVLLYKEDDTRRLLFDSNALQKVTHKDPSATSASISSSSTNGGGKFLKNEKYTALQNGKIQSKTHSNNGSNFIEVCAEYGYKHNRPSGADITPVGEMVFGSLPMSFCGTALKVHWLPEPARILCSQVYLTPTSNGGSGQSPYSTLSMNSLATPRTSISSEHGSMDGLSMNSFSMPFSVSVGRQMSLTPPLDVPAAPADQQSLSIHSIDSSGPRYSSTYSTATDSGYSASGSGSAAGGDQWSYQYSSTRSSLGSVLSDQSEAMRKLSMDSACYTGSSPYLDGFASDGCLQRRISRNLRTSFENEHSKNDFIGFLSDNYALNGPVAAPAGGGAGGGSEGGGMAPPQYRRASYCANETRSNPEMGRRQANLRRRAKLGLAVCISMSESFEEEMELFCSEHIALLESMLSRLRASTELAYINHKNFLQIMFQAWQDTQQWFSDLFTAPRIKTPVWLSITTSGSKYSKTVAERFIKELCDLLSFADTKDSNFFISTMLTGILTHHLGWVATVSAFNSAGSRRSESSASAAAIEQRAKLLQVAQKHPYNALWAQLGDLYGAIGMPPKLARTIVCGAEKLWVEKLLNVLTYFIRCSEVRRAAKREDFNKQLINDLVAQSQTKNQSGPQERHKSPPTQKRGLSRAATCKQNLNAIADDADDENGELNGYDRENEDGDPAGLDLGSLDASDGMQTLKKNEIPTVLAFRDSHFVQQELRIGNYLMDTGIDKKTLLARQTQQYFRTGKDGRIRLTVTTPDNVELCMEEEQSSGTGSVSTGSVDDGAIEAIDYEDHVEAPPKKNFFWNIAGVTEGLSLNDLAKLQQGIRIINRKLERRNSSYSVEGNPDQQQSKTGETGVGDFESLSHERRASHLSLSDLITQNSMGKSDRMTWGIEPIKENVSLEEQIHFDHCHKLIEREHGICRQTSADNGNGVVFVLGDNEPLINLKKSSEDLSGDQDSKPALMLCAQHQRTHDRSKHSGMKFNFEQYPQIATNYMKSKNLLMSNYDLLMDKVTKLEASEAAALKGSDSTATLAASSSSTAALLPPTTPVAANSDRCVVCSSGVGLNTSATWNQTPSNATELEFETDEMHCYNQSGNSNGFSSKAIQSVNSAASIDTLKSTVSVEPLTPTIPTQIQTTYLRKQQPKRVPSGRSSVSSVAAKCAAVNVSQQLLKLPVPGVKELPQDDESPGDQLRAGFIPSLLLSVSDHYVSDMVLQGTCAPPNKWEMHLREDLALAARSASLISQPAENIAIVADMDKWDVRLISSQTQQFPYAGGQSSPVGMSQLVSSMLETVQAMNAGGIPAYECLSFLESKLQEIYLQSETLAAFLLETDPCRLSDITNPLQLSENDVPLLLSVAYIHTPKISRKCGISFR; translated from the exons ATGCATACGCCGCCCTTCAAATCCAA CCGATTCCCCTTCGAGGGCAGCCAGGTGCGAGTTCTGCTCTACAAAGAGGATGACACCCGACGATTGCTCTTCGACTCGAATGCCCTCCAGAAGGTGACGCACAAGGACCCATCAgccacatccgcatccataTCGTCATCCAGCACGAATGGTGGGGGAAAGTTCCTTAAGAATGAGAAGTACACCGCGCTGCAGAATGGCAAGATTCAGTCGAAGACACATTCCAACAATGGCAGCAATTTCATCGAGGTGTGCGCGGAGTATGGCTATAAG cACAATCGACCCTCGGGAGCCGACATCACGCCGGTGGGCGAGATGGTGTTTGGCTCGTTGCCGATGTCCTTTTGCGGAACGGCCTTGAAGGTGCACTGGCTGCCAGAACCGGCCAGAATCCTGTGCTCCCAGGTCTACCTGACGCCCACCAGCAATGGGGGATCTGGCCAGTCACCCTACTCCACGCTCTCCATGAACAGCCTGGCCACGCCGCGCACTTCGATATCCAGCGAGCACGGATCCATGGATGGTCTCTCGATGAACTCGTTCTCGATGCCGTTCAGCGTGAGTGTGGGTCGGCAGATGAGCTTGACGCCACCGTTGGACGTTCCTGCGGCGCCGGCAGATCAGCAGTCACTGTCGATTCATTCGATCGACTCCAGCGGGCCTCGATACTCATCAACATACAGCACTGCCACGGACTCGGGCTATTCGGctagtgggagtgggagtgcaGCAGGCGGGGATCAGTGGTCATATCAGTACTCATCCACGCGGAGCAGTTTGGGCAGCGTCCTCTCGGATCAGTCGGAGGCAATGAGGAAGCTGAGCATGGACTCTGCGTGCTATACGGGGTCGTCTCCTTACCTGGACGGATTTGCCAGCGATGGCTGCCTGCAGCGAAGAATCTCGCGCAATTTGCGCACCTCCTTCGAGAACGAGCATTCCAAGAACGATTTTATCGGCTTTCTTAGCGACAATTACGCATTAAATGGCCCGGTGGCAGCACCAGCAGGAGGCGGAGCTGGAGGAGGCAGCGAGGGTGGTGGAATGGCTCCACCGCAGTATCGGAGAGCGAGCTATTGTGCGAATGAGACGCGAAGCAATCCGGAAATGGGCAGGAGGCAGGCCAATCTGCGCCGGCGGGCGAAACTGGGACTGGCCGTGTGTATCTCCATGAGCGAGTCCTTCGAGGAGGAGATGGAGCTGTTTTGCAGTGAGCATATTGCCCTGCTGGAATCTATGCTTAGTCGATTGAGAGCCAGTACAGAGCTGGCTTACATCAACCACAAGAACTTTCTACAG ATCATGTTCCAGGCCTGGCAGGATACCCAACAATGGTTCAGCGATCTCTTTACTGCCCCGCGCATCAAGACGCCCGTCTGGCTGAGCATCACCACCAGCGGCAGCAAGTACTCCAAGACTGTGGCCGAGAGATTCATAAAGGAGCTGTGCGACCTTCTCTCCTTCGCCGATACTAAGGACTCTAATTT TTTTATTAGCACAATGCTGACGGGAATCCTTACTCATCATCTCGGATGGGTAGCCACCGTGTCCGCCTTTAACAGCGCCGGTTCTCGCCGATCGGAGTCCTCTGCCTCAGCGGCGGCCATTGAGCAGAGAGCAAAGCTACTCCAAGTTGCCCAGAAGCATCCGTACAATGCGCTGTGGGCGCAACTAGGTGATCTTTACGGAGCCATCGGCATGCCGCCCAAGCTAGCACGCACTATTGTGTGTGGAGCAGAGAAGCTCTGGGTAGAGAAGCTGCTAAACGTGCTCACATACTTTATCCGGTGCAGCGAAGTACGAAGAGCGGCCAAGCGGGAGGACTTTAACAAGCAGCTGATTAACGACCTTGTCGCCCAGAGCCAGACTAAAAATCAATCGGGTCCGCAGGAGAGGCACAAGAGTCCACCGACGCAGAAGCGTGGACTGAGCAGGGCGGCAACCTGCAAACAGAATCTGAATGCCATTGCTGATGATGCGGACGATGAGAATGGTGAACTCAACGGTTACGATAGGGAGAACGAGGATGGGGACCCAGCTGGATTGGACCTAGGGTCCCTGGACGCCAGCGATGGCATGCAGACACTAAAAAAGAATGAGATTCCCACTGTGCTGGCCTTTCGAGACTCTCACTTTGTACAGCAGGAGTTGCGTATCGGAAACTATTTAATGGACACAGGTATTGACAAGAAGACGCTGCTGGCTCGGCAGACACAGCAGTACTTTCGTACTGGCAAAGACGGCCGGATCCGTTTGACAGTGACCACGCCGGATAACGTGGAGCTGTGcatggaggaggagcagtCGAGCGGCACTGGCTCTGTAAGCACGGGTTCCGTGGACGACGGTGCCATCGAGGCCATCGACTATGAAGACCACGTGGAAGCTCCTCCGAAAAAGAACTTCTTTTGGAACATAGCAGGTGTAACGGAGGGACTGAGTCTTAACGATTTGGCCAAACTGCAGCAGGGCATTCGGATCATCAACCGCAAGCTAGAGCGACGGAACAGCAGCTACTCGGTTGAGGGAAACCCGGACCAACAGCAGAGCAAGACGGGAGAAACAGGAGTAGGTGACTTTGAGTCCCTTAGTCATGAAAGACGCGCCTCGCATTTGTCACTCTCAGATTTGATAACGCAGAACAGCATGGGCAAGAGCGATCGCATGACTTGGGGCATTGAGCCCATAAAAGAGAACGTTAGCCTGGAGGAGCAGATCCACTTTGATCACTGTCACAAGCTAATCGAGCGAGAGCACGGCATCTGCCGACAAACATCGGCTGATAATGGCAATGGGGTGGTCTTCGTACTGGGCGATAATGAGCCATTGATCAACCTGAAAAAGAGCAGTGAGGACCTGAGCGGAGATCAAGATTCTAAGCCCGCTTTGATGCTATGTGCCCAACATCAGCGCACCCACGACAGAAGCAAGCACTCGGGTATGAAGTTCAACTTTGAACAGTATCCGCAAATAGCCACCAACTATATGAAGAGCAAGAATCTGTTGATGTCCAACTATGATCTGCTAATGGACAAAGTAACCAAACTGGAGGCCAGCGAGGCGGCTGCCCTTAAGGGCAGCGATAGCACGGCAACACTAGCTGCTAGCAGTAGCTCCACGGCCGCTCTGCTTCCTCCTACAACTCCAGTGGCTGCGAATAGCGATCGTTGCGTAGTATGCAGCAGCGGCGTTGGCCTAAATACATCGGCCACCTGGAACCAAACACCTTCCAACGCCACCGAGCTGGAGTTCGAGACCGATGAAATGCACTGCTACAATCAAAGTGGGAATAGTAATGGATTCAGCTCCAAGGCTATTCAATCTGTAAACTCGGCGGCCTCCATTGACACGCTAAAGTCAACTGTGTCAGTCGAGCCACTAACTCCAACGATTCCAACCCAAATCCAGACGACGTACTTGCGCAAGCAGCAGCCCAAGCGGGTTCCGTCAGGACGCAGTTCCGTCTCCTCGGTGGCCGCCAAGTGTGCAGCGGTCAATGTGTCCCAGCAGCTATTAAAACTGCCTGTTCCGGGCGTCAAGGAATTGCCGCAGGACGACGAATCTCCGGGCGACCAGCTGCGTGCCGGCTTCATTCCCTCGCTGCTGTTAAGCGTCAGCGATCATTACGTCTCCGACATGGTATTGCAG GGTACTTGTGCTCCGCCCAATAAGTGGGAGATGCATCTGCGGGAGGATCTAGCTCTGGCTGCGCGCTCAGCCTCGCTAATCTCGCAGCCGGCGGAGAACATAGCAATTGTGGCGGACATGGACAAGTGGGATGTTCGGCTAATTTCATCTCAGACGCAGCAGTTTCCGTATGCCGGTGGTCAGAGTTCTCCTGTCGGCATGTCTCAGCTCGTCTCCAGCATGCTGGAAACCGTACAAGCCATGAATGCAGGTGGCATACCAGCCTACGAG TGCTTGTCGTTTCTGGAGTCGAAGTTACAGGAAATCTACCTGCAGTCGGAAACTTTGGCAGCATTCCTGCTTGAGACTGATCCGTGCCGGCTGAGCGACATTACCAATCCGCTGCAGTTGTCCGAAAACGATGTACCATTGCTGCTGTCAGTAGCATATATCCACACACCCAAGATTAGCCGCAAGTGCGGCATCAGCTTCAGGTGA